DNA from Cloacibacillus sp. An23:
AGTATTCAGGATTTAATTTCATCGGCGAGTCCTTCCCGTATGAAGCCGTAGGCTCTCGGGCTTTTCGCGGATGTCAAAGCGAGGCCGCCGACGATTTTTCTGAGGTCGCCGCGTCTCGCGTCTTTCGCGACGCTTAGCTCAATGAGCTGCCCGGCTCCGCAGCGCGGGCAGGTCCACATCGCGCGGGCCTTGCCGTCCGCGTCCGGCGAGCCCGCGAGCACTTGCAGCTCTCCGCATTTCTGGCAGGATAGTATCAACATCTCAATGCTTCTTTCACACTTTTATTTTAGTATGAATCGGACACGCAGGGGGCCTTCCGTGTATATGTCCCTAGCGGCGACGATTTCAAGGTTGATATTATTCTCCACTTCCGTTATGTGGTCAAGCGCGTCCAGAAATTCAGCGGTGTCTATAGAGCCGACGTTGCCTGATATGGGGTCGCGCAGTATGCCGTCGTTCACAGCATTCTGGTTCAAGGTCTTGAGCGCCTGGAATACGACCTCTTCGATGTCTTGTCTTGGCGTTTCCGGTGCGAATGTGTGCGTGTATAAGACTTCGTTTTCTCTGTATATCAGGCTCGAGGGGTAGCATTCAAGCTTCGAGGCTACGGCCTCCCCCTCGACCGCGTTGCCTTCGGCGACGATGCGCAGCAGCCAGCGCCCGGGGTTTCTGGCGACTCTGTCTTTTACGAGGCGCTGAGATTCAACGGTCAGGTTCGGAAGGCTTACGGCTTCCGGCCTTTTGCCGAAACGGTAGGCGAGCAGCGCCCGCGCTTCGCCCCTAAGCCTGTATATGTATTGGTCGACCTGTTCTGGGGTTATCGTCGGTCCGGTCAGCACTCCCTGAGCTAGTATCTCGCCGGACAGCGCGGCGATGCGCCCTTCGCGCAGGCGCTGTATCCCTGATTTCAGCGTTTCAGATTCTTTTTTCATCTGTTCGACTGAGGCGGCGAGTTCCGTGCTTTCTTTCATCAGCCGGTCGTTCTCGCGCTGCAGGGCGTCCTGCTCTTTTTCCATTTTTGCGCGCGTCGAGCGCATTTCCTCCAACTGGCGGCGCGCGTCGGCGAGGGAGTTGGCTCCTTCTTTGAGCTGCGCTTCTATGCGTGTGAGTTCTTCCTGTTTTTCTGCCAGGTCTCCTCTGCTTTCAAACAGGTCGATTTCCATCTGCCCCATCGTGTCGCGGTTTTTCTGGAGTTCGGCGGTAAGGTCGGTGAGCTGGCGCTGTACGAACTGCATGCTGAATAGGGCCGTGCGCACCTGTTCCGAGGCGGCGCTCAGCACGAGGAGCGTCGCTACCGCTATTCCTACGCCTGTCAGGACCGATATTATCCGCGACGTGTATTTCGGGCGCAGCTTCAGAAATGTTATGCGTTTTTTGCCGAGGCGCATTCCGATGACGTCTCCGGCCCAGGAGACGAGCGCGCTCACGACTATAAGCGAGCCAAGCAGTATCCAGTTCATTTCCCTAAATATCTCAAACAAATGAAGACCTCTCTGTTAAAACAATATTTTCACGTTTCACTTGAAGTATTATATCAGATGATTGTGTCGGCTTTGTGGAGATGGCGGAAGAGCGGCGATATCCGTGAAATACGCGCCGAAGAGCGCGCGACAATTCTTATAAATTTTAGAATCGGTGGTAAAATTATTGATTGGAACGGCCTGTGTGGCTTTCGACGCTTTTTTATGCCAATGACGCGCGGATGACGCCGCGTATTTTTTTGAACACTTCGCCGCCGCCCGGCGGAAAACGGATCGTATAAGCTGGTCACTCCGGGCGCGCGGCGCGGCGGAAGGGGGAAAGGCAATGGAATCTGTTTTATCGCCGCTTCAGACGGCGCGTTATGAATATAAGCCGAAGCTGCCGGAGATATACACGCACGGGATGTGCGGAATTATCGCCGCGGAGGGGGAACCGTGGCTTCCGTCATCCGACTGCGAGGCCATCAGGAATATTTTCCCTCACACTTTCGGCATGAACCGCGTATATTTCCGAAAAGGCGACAACTGCGCGCCGAAGAAGAAGATCAACGCCGGCGTCATACTTTCCGGCGGGCAGGCCCCAGGCGGGCACAACGTAATAACGGGGCTGTACGACGCGCTCAAGGAGGCCGACCCGGCGAACAGGCTCGTCGGCTTCAAGAACGGCCCTTCCGGCCTGCTTGAAGGAAGCTGTATTGAGTTTACGGACGATCTGATAGACCGCTACCGAAACACCGGAGGCTTTGACATCATAGGCTCTGGGAGGACCAAGCTCGAGACCGAGGAACAGTTCAAAATCGCCGCGGAGGTGTGCGCGAAGCTGGGTATATCGGCGGTCGTCGTTATCGGCGGCGATGATTCGAACACGAACGCCGCGATGCTCGCGGAATATTTCGTACGGGAGAACGCCGGCATACAGGTGATAGGCTGTCCGAAGACTATCGACGGAGATTTGAAGAACGAGGGCGTCGAGATATCTTTCGGCTTCGACACGGCGACGAAGACTTACGCCGACCTTATAGGCAATATCGAACGCGACGCCTGCTCGGCGCGCAAGTACTGGCATTTCATAAAGGTCATGGGACGTTCTGCGTCGCACGTGGCGCTGGAATGCGCGCTGCGCACGCAGCCGAACGTTTGCATTATAAGCGAGGAGGTAGAGGCGAAGAAGACTAGCTTCACTGAGATAACGGAGCAGATAGTGCGCTCCGTATGCGCGCGCTCCGAACGCGGGGACAATTTCGGAGTCGTCATCGTCCCCGAGAGCCTTATCGAATTCGTTCCGGAGCTGAAGGACCTCATCGCCGAGCTGAACGACGTCCTCGCGTCTAAATCCGAAGAGCTCGCCGCGCGCGCGGGATGGAAGAAGTACGCCTACCTCGAAACGCTGCTTTCGCCGTCGTCGTACAAAGTGTTCACGCTGCTGCCGTCGAACATTCAGAACCAGCTTCTTATGGACCGCGACCAGCACGGCAACGTTCAGCTTTCCAGGATAGAGACTGAGAAACTTTTGATAGAGCTTGTGCGAAAGCGGCTCGCCGAGCTGAAGCACGACGAGATCTATCACGGCAAGTTCAGCCCGCTCAGCCATTTCTTCGGATACGAGGGGCGCTGCGCTTTCCCGTCTAATTTCGACGCGGACTACTGCTATTCGCTCGGCTACAACGCTTTTATGCTCATAAGCTACAGCTACACAGGATATCTTTCGACGATTTCCAATCTTGCGCGTCCAGCCGCGGAGTGGAGGGCGGGAGGCGTCCCTCTGACCGGTATGATGAATCTCGAACGCCGGAGCGGCAGGCTTAAGCCGGTCATCAAAAAATCCCTCGTCGATCTGAACGGCGCGCCGTTCCGTTATTTCGCGGAGAGGCGCGGACGCTGGGCCGTCGAGACATGCTACACCTTCCCCGGCGCCATTCAATATTACGGCCCGCCGAGCGTCTGCGACGCGGTCACGAAGACGCTCGAGCTAGAGCAGACGGAAAGGATGAAAAAGAGGGGCTGAGAGGCCCCTCTTTTTCATCCTTTATTCGTATTTCAGCGCGTCTATCGGGTTAAGCAGCGAGGCTTTGTAAGCCGGATAGTAGCCGAAGCCTACTCCGACCATCGCCGAGAATACGAAGGCGAGCAGGATGGAGACGAGGGTGAATATAGGCGGAGCAGAGGTGAACGAGGCGAGCGCGTAGCCGGCGGCCACTCCGACCATTATCCCTATCGTGCCGCCTATCATGGAGAGCACTACGGCCTCGATGAGGAACTGCATACGTATGTCGCGCTCCGTCGCGCCGACGGCCATCCTGATGCCTATCTCGCGGGTGCGTTCCGTGACGGAGACGAGCATGATGTTCATTATGCCTATGCCGCCGACGACTAGCGATATGAAGGCTATGGAACCGAGCAGCATCGACATTATTGTCGTCGTCTTACGGCGCGCTTCAAGCATCTGCGAGACGTTGCGCACGGCGAAGTCGTCCGGTTCGCCCGGCTTTATCTTGTGACGCTCGCGCAGCAGCGCTTCGGTTTCGTTCTGGATATAGCTGAGCGCAGTCATGGAGACGCCTTTGATGTAGATGTTTCCGATGCGTCCCGCGGTGCGCCAGCGGACGAGGCGGCGCTGCGCAGCGGTGAGCGGAACTAGGACAAAGTCGTCCTGATCGCTTCCCATCGCGGAAAGTCCCTTCGCCTCGTAGACGCCTACGACAGTGAACGGGATTTTGTTGACGCGTATAGACTTGCCGATAGCGCTGACGCCGGGGAAAAGCTTCTCCTCGACCGTAGCGCCTATTACCGCGACCTTAGCCCCCTGGCGCACGTCGCTTGAGTTGATGTCGCGCCCGTAGGCGAGGCTCCAGTCCTGCACGTAGGAGTATTCCGACGTGCTTCCGACGACGCTCGTCTCCCAGTTGGTGTTTTCGTATATTAGGACGGCGCTGAGGTTTATCATCGGCGCGACTGCGTCGATGCCGGAGACTTCCTTCGCTATCGCCTGCGCGTCGTCGTATGTCAGATAGCGGGTGACGCCAGTGGTGGAACGCGCTGAGCGGTCGGGGAATACCATTATGAAGTTGCTTCCGAAGGAGGATATCTGCTCGTCGATGCTCTTGTTCGCGCCGGCCCCGACGGCGAAGGCGGCTATTACCGCCGCGACTCCTATGATGATGCCGAGGGCCGTGAGCATCGAGCGCGTCTTGTTGCGGCGCAGCGCCGTGACGGATGCTGAAAATACTTCCGGCAGAGCTATCATGAGAGCGTCCTCCTTTCGTTTATCTCATCCTTCATTATCACTCCGTCCTTGAAGTGAAGGATGCGCTTGGCGTAGAGCGCCACGTCGTATTCGTGCGTGACGAGGATGATCGTGATCCCCTCGTCGTTGAGCCTCGTGAAGAGCGCCATTATTTCGTCGCTGGTCTTGGAGTCGAGGTTTCCAGTCGGCTCGTCCGCCATGAGTATAGGGGCGCGGTTCACGATGCCGCGCGCTATCGCTACGCGCTGCTGCTGCCCGCCGGAGAGCTGCGACGGCTCGTGGTACAGCCTCTCCGCCAGCCCCATCTCTATCAGGGCCGCTTTCGCCTTTTCATGACGTTCGGCGCGCGGTACGCCGGCGTAGAGCAGCGGGAGCTCGACGTTTTCGAGCGCTGAGGTCTTCGACAGCAGATTGAAGCCCTGAAAGACGAAGCCTATCATGCTGTTCCTGATGTGCGCGAGCTCGTCGGAGTCCATATCCTCCACGTTCACGCCGTCGAGCGTATATTCGCCGGACGTAGGCCTGTCGAGACAGCCCAGTATGTTCATCGTCGTCGATTTGCCTGAGCCTGACGGCCCCATCATCGCGACGAACTCCCCTCTCTCGACTTTGAGGTTTACTCCGTGGAGTATCTCGACAGGTTCGCCGCCGAGATTGAAGCTTTTGCGTATGTCCTTCAGCTCGACGAGAGCCATTTTTTACGCGTCCTCTTTCGGCAGGATCACGCCGGTTATGACGCGCTGGCCTTCCTCGAGGCCGGAGACGACCTCCGTATTCTGCCCGTCGGTGATGCCGCGTTCTACCTCTGCTTTGACCGGCTGGTTTTTGTTGTTGAGCAGATAGACAGTCGGAGCCGTTACTTCCGCGACGTTGCTTTTACGTCCTCCCGGTCCCGGCGGCGGGCCGACTTCGACGCTCTGGCTGGCGCTCACGGGCTTGAAGCGGAAGGCGCTGTTCGGCACGACTAGGATGTCGTCGCGCTTGTCGAGTATCAGAGATACGTTGGCGGTCATGCCGGGCAGCAGCTTGCCGTCCGGGTTGTCTACCTTGACGATGACAGTGTAAGTGACGATATTGTCCTCCGAAGTCGGAGAAAGGCGGACCTGCGAGACGCTGCCGCTGAACGAGTCTCGCGGGAATGTGTCTACGGTGAATTCCGCTTCCTGTCCCTCGTGAACTCCGCCGATGTCGGCTTCGTCGACGTTGACTTCTACCTGCATCTGGGTTAGGTCGCGCGCTATCTCGGCTATACTGGGCGTCTGGTAGCTCGCTGCGACCGTCTGTCCCTCTTCGACGTTCTTTGCTATTACGACGCCG
Protein-coding regions in this window:
- a CDS encoding DUF3084 domain-containing protein, translated to MFEIFREMNWILLGSLIVVSALVSWAGDVIGMRLGKKRITFLKLRPKYTSRIISVLTGVGIAVATLLVLSAASEQVRTALFSMQFVQRQLTDLTAELQKNRDTMGQMEIDLFESRGDLAEKQEELTRIEAQLKEGANSLADARRQLEEMRSTRAKMEKEQDALQRENDRLMKESTELAASVEQMKKESETLKSGIQRLREGRIAALSGEILAQGVLTGPTITPEQVDQYIYRLRGEARALLAYRFGKRPEAVSLPNLTVESQRLVKDRVARNPGRWLLRIVAEGNAVEGEAVASKLECYPSSLIYRENEVLYTHTFAPETPRQDIEEVVFQALKTLNQNAVNDGILRDPISGNVGSIDTAEFLDALDHITEVENNINLEIVAARDIYTEGPLRVRFILK
- a CDS encoding ABC transporter permease: MIALPEVFSASVTALRRNKTRSMLTALGIIIGVAAVIAAFAVGAGANKSIDEQISSFGSNFIMVFPDRSARSTTGVTRYLTYDDAQAIAKEVSGIDAVAPMINLSAVLIYENTNWETSVVGSTSEYSYVQDWSLAYGRDINSSDVRQGAKVAVIGATVEEKLFPGVSAIGKSIRVNKIPFTVVGVYEAKGLSAMGSDQDDFVLVPLTAAQRRLVRWRTAGRIGNIYIKGVSMTALSYIQNETEALLRERHKIKPGEPDDFAVRNVSQMLEARRKTTTIMSMLLGSIAFISLVVGGIGIMNIMLVSVTERTREIGIRMAVGATERDIRMQFLIEAVVLSMIGGTIGIMVGVAAGYALASFTSAPPIFTLVSILLAFVFSAMVGVGFGYYPAYKASLLNPIDALKYE
- a CDS encoding ABC transporter ATP-binding protein, which translates into the protein MALVELKDIRKSFNLGGEPVEILHGVNLKVERGEFVAMMGPSGSGKSTTMNILGCLDRPTSGEYTLDGVNVEDMDSDELAHIRNSMIGFVFQGFNLLSKTSALENVELPLLYAGVPRAERHEKAKAALIEMGLAERLYHEPSQLSGGQQQRVAIARGIVNRAPILMADEPTGNLDSKTSDEIMALFTRLNDEGITIILVTHEYDVALYAKRILHFKDGVIMKDEINERRTLS
- a CDS encoding diphosphate--fructose-6-phosphate 1-phosphotransferase → MESVLSPLQTARYEYKPKLPEIYTHGMCGIIAAEGEPWLPSSDCEAIRNIFPHTFGMNRVYFRKGDNCAPKKKINAGVILSGGQAPGGHNVITGLYDALKEADPANRLVGFKNGPSGLLEGSCIEFTDDLIDRYRNTGGFDIIGSGRTKLETEEQFKIAAEVCAKLGISAVVVIGGDDSNTNAAMLAEYFVRENAGIQVIGCPKTIDGDLKNEGVEISFGFDTATKTYADLIGNIERDACSARKYWHFIKVMGRSASHVALECALRTQPNVCIISEEVEAKKTSFTEITEQIVRSVCARSERGDNFGVVIVPESLIEFVPELKDLIAELNDVLASKSEELAARAGWKKYAYLETLLSPSSYKVFTLLPSNIQNQLLMDRDQHGNVQLSRIETEKLLIELVRKRLAELKHDEIYHGKFSPLSHFFGYEGRCAFPSNFDADYCYSLGYNAFMLISYSYTGYLSTISNLARPAAEWRAGGVPLTGMMNLERRSGRLKPVIKKSLVDLNGAPFRYFAERRGRWAVETCYTFPGAIQYYGPPSVCDAVTKTLELEQTERMKKRG
- a CDS encoding efflux RND transporter periplasmic adaptor subunit, with the protein product MANKFSAKGGKFKFAAAFLIIAAAAGGGAYMWLNRAPSIQYKSVPVVRTTLQSTIQATGTLNPVETVDVGTQISGTIKELFFDYNSEVKAGQLIALMDSATQTAAVAQQEAQLASAKADVLDAEAALEVAAKDLRRTEELAKRDLIAKADVDSDMSTWLRAKASLEAAKSRVQQYEASLESSKITLGYTKIYSPVDGVVIAKNVEEGQTVAASYQTPSIAEIARDLTQMQVEVNVDEADIGGVHEGQEAEFTVDTFPRDSFSGSVSQVRLSPTSEDNIVTYTVIVKVDNPDGKLLPGMTANVSLILDKRDDILVVPNSAFRFKPVSASQSVEVGPPPGPGGRKSNVAEVTAPTVYLLNNKNQPVKAEVERGITDGQNTEVVSGLEEGQRVITGVILPKEDA
- a CDS encoding alcohol dehydrogenase codes for the protein MLILSCQKCGELQVLAGSPDADGKARAMWTCPRCGAGQLIELSVAKDARRGDLRKIVGGLALTSAKSPRAYGFIREGLADEIKS